In a single window of the Thamnophis elegans isolate rThaEle1 chromosome 8, rThaEle1.pri, whole genome shotgun sequence genome:
- the ELOVL2 gene encoding elongation of very long chain fatty acids protein 2: MFGERDPRVRGWLMMDSYLPTFALTMLYLLFICLGTTFMKNRPALSLRGLLLVYNFGVTVLSLYMLIELILATWEGNYNLQCQNLTSAGEADIRVARVLWWYYFSKVIEFADTVFFVLRKKNSQITFLHVYHHATMFNIWWCVMNWIPCGQSFFGPTLNSLIHILMYSYYGLSVIPSMRKYLWWKKYLTQAQLVQFLLTITHTLSAAVKPCGFPFGCLIFQFSYMATLVVLFINFYVKTYRKASSKAKVKEIPVVTEIKNGFHKDYLREINGALKKQKAQ, encoded by the exons ATGTTTGGAGAAAGAG ATCCCAGGGTCAGAGGATGGCTTATGATGGATTCATATTTACCTACTTTTGCTCTCACTATGCTATATCTGCTCTTCATATGTCTGGGCACCACGTTTATGAAGAACAGGCCTGCTCTGTCACTCAGGGGTCTTCTTCTTGTATATAACTTTGGCGTCACAGTGCTATCGCTTTACATGCTGATAGAG TTAATTCTTGCTACATGGGAAGGAAATTATAACTTGCAATGTCAGAACTTGACCAGCGCAGGAGAAGCTGACATCAGG GTGGCCCGTGTGTTGTGGTGGTATTACTTTTCCAAAGTCATTGAATTTGCTGACACGGTTTTCTTTGTTTTGCGAAAGAAAAACAGTCAAATAACTTTCCTTCATGTTTATCATCATGCCACTATGTTTAACATCTGGTGGTGCGTCATGAACTGGATACCTTGTGGACAAA GCTTCTTTGGACCCACTTTGAATAGTTTAATCCACATCCTCATGTACTCCTATTATGGATTGTCTGTCATTCCATCCATGCGTAAATACCTTTGGTGGAAGAAATACCTCACTCAAGCACAACTG GTTCAGTTTTTGCTGACCATCACACATACACTCAGTGCAGCTGTCAAACCCTGCGGTTTTCCCTTTGGATGCCTCATCTTCCAGTTCTCCTATATGGCCACATTGGTGGTTCTGTTCATTAACTTTTATGTCAAG aCATATCGGAAAGCATCTTCAAAAGCCAAAGTGAAAGAGATTCCCGTGGTGACAGAAATTAAGAATGGGTTCCATAAAGACTACCTAAGGGAAATTAACGGTGCTCTGAAGAAGCAAAAAGCACAATAA
- the LOC116512161 gene encoding uncharacterized protein LOC116512161, with the protein MGADIPQRTVTDSDNTSEEDVMSGTQSADEGEALEDSATLSATEAPEVFLERMQAWHRNFENFTATEYYERYRFVNMEYVQSFTQAIDIIHNEIQGLLNRISREIRPNDFIQLRMDAEELGRPLFSVRRHLEDLTADQFLSYVENLLQSNVELLWRNSLEFTVTIVKNREGGGLRKLGTVLFSKVLEKKKQHLIDFNVEGMFLCFAGSLLTLLDNGTSTKQEIITRAVDLHKTLGIPTDHRIDFSQIHLFEDYFGITIKIVLYHEGGWRFFVTGGSLEVRVEFMLLHDSHYYGVKNIKGFMGARYFCKMCHTAYHHKFKHDCQYFCRACTGLECRKLPGGSVKCQTCKTLCRSKSCLEMHERLASEGKISCEANVFCSRCGIYVPVPHTECKKVTCGQCDAVVDSLVGHLCFLKRLYKPNIGASYIVYDFECCQETGTHIPNYVYAMDMLDGQEVRKWEWSELNVWRNL; encoded by the coding sequence ATGGGGGCTGACATCCCTCAGAGGACGGTAACAGACAGTGACAATACCAGTGAAGAGGATGTTATGTCAGGAACCCAATCAGCAGATGAGGGGGAGGCCTTGGAAGACTCTGCCACGTTAAGTGCAACAGAAGCCCCAGAGGTGTTCCTCGAAAGAATGCAAGCATGGCATAGAAACTTTGAGAATTTCACGGCGACAGAATACTATGAACGTTATAGATTTGTAAATATGGAATATGTTCAATCATTCACACAAGCTATAGATATTATTCATAATGAGATACAGGGCCTTTTGAACCGTATTTCCAGAGAGATAAGACCCAATGATTTTATACAATTGCGGATGGATGCCGAGGAATTAGGGAGGCCCTTATTTAGTGTTAGGAGGCATCTGGAGGATTTAACTGCTGATCAGTTCCTTAGTTATGTAGAGAATTTATTACAGAGCAACGTTGAACTCTTGTGGAGGAATTCTTTGGAATTTACAGTCACTATTGTGAAGAACCGGGAGGGGGGAGGTCTTAGGAAATTAGGAACAGTTCTATTCAGTAAGGTATTGGAGAAGAAAAAACAGCACCTGATTGATTTCAATGTGGAGGGGATGTTTCTGTGTTTTGCAGGCAGCCTGCTGACATTGTTAGATAACGGGACGTCTACTAAACAAGAAATTATTACCAGAGCTGTGGACCTACATAAAACCCTGGGTATTCCTACAGATCACAGAATTGACTTTTCACAGATACACTTATTTGAGGACTACTTCGGTATAACTATAAAGATCGTGTTATACCATGAAGGGGGTTGGAGATTTTTTGTAACAGGAGGGTCCCTGGAAGTAAGAGTAGAGTTTATGCTGTTACACGACAGTCATTACTATGGTGTAAAAAACATAAAAGGCTTCATGGGTGCTCGTTACTTCTGCAAGATGTGCCACACAGCATATCACCATAAATTTAAGCATGATTGTCAATATTTTTGTCGAGCCTGCACAGGCTTAGAATGCCGCAAATTGCCAGGCGGGAGTGTGAAGTGCCAAACGTGCAAAACGCTTTGCAGATCTAAGTCATGTCTTGAAATGCATGAACGGCTGGCTTCGGAAGGAAAAATTAGTTGTGAAGCTAATGTATTTTGTTCCAGGTGTGGTATATATGTGCCTGTCCCACACACCGAATGTAAGAAGGTAACGTGCGGGCAGTGTGATGCTGTAGTAGATAGCTTGGTAGGTCACTTATGTTTTCTGAAAAGGCTTTACAAACCAAATATCGGTGCCAGTTACATTGTGTATGATTTTGAATGTTGTCAAGAAACAGGAACACACATACCAAATTATGTGTATGCTATGGACATGCTGGATGGTCAAGAGGTTAGAAAGTGGGAATGGTCGGAGTTAAATGTCTGGAGGAATTTGTGA